A portion of the Natronococcus sp. AD-5 genome contains these proteins:
- a CDS encoding sugar phosphate nucleotidyltransferase yields MRECSAIVLAAGEGKRLRPLTKHRPKPMLPAATKPILEHVFDALIEAGVTDITVVVGYKRNRVQSHFGPTYRNVPLRYVAQEKQLGSGHALLAAESAVDGPLLVVNGDQLVDERIVEDVLAAHDATAATLGLVRRSDVARYGGVLLEDERVTEIVENPRDERGYRLNAGVYAFEPSIFDAIRASEPRAGEHALTDAISTLLGNDEGVRGVVSEGTWVDATYPWDLLRIADDLLAGGSSAESRASPAASIHDAATILDPVVVESDCVVGPGAVVGPNVCLGENVTIGSNATVERSVLDADTRVGNGAVLSDCVTGRGVRIGPNSTVVGGPGDVEVGNEIHREEALGAVLADHARDGGGVTYEPGTVVGSGTVCYSGTTVGGTIPGETEVRT; encoded by the coding sequence ATGAGAGAGTGTTCAGCGATCGTTCTCGCGGCGGGGGAGGGGAAACGGCTTCGGCCGCTCACGAAACACCGGCCGAAGCCGATGCTTCCCGCGGCGACGAAGCCGATTCTCGAGCACGTCTTCGACGCGCTGATCGAGGCGGGCGTCACCGATATTACGGTCGTCGTCGGGTACAAGCGCAACCGCGTCCAGTCGCACTTCGGGCCGACGTATCGTAACGTGCCGCTGCGGTACGTCGCGCAGGAAAAACAGCTCGGCAGCGGGCACGCGCTGCTGGCGGCGGAGTCGGCGGTCGACGGCCCGCTGCTCGTCGTCAACGGCGATCAGCTGGTCGACGAGCGGATCGTCGAGGACGTCCTCGCGGCGCACGACGCGACCGCGGCGACGCTCGGGCTGGTCAGGCGATCCGACGTCGCGAGGTACGGCGGCGTCCTCCTCGAGGACGAGCGCGTGACGGAGATCGTCGAGAACCCGCGCGACGAGCGGGGATATCGCCTCAACGCGGGCGTGTACGCGTTCGAACCGTCGATCTTCGACGCCATCCGTGCGAGCGAGCCCCGGGCGGGCGAACACGCTCTCACCGACGCGATATCGACGCTCCTCGGGAACGACGAGGGCGTCCGCGGCGTCGTCTCCGAGGGAACGTGGGTCGACGCCACCTATCCGTGGGACCTCCTCCGGATCGCCGACGACCTGCTCGCGGGCGGCTCGTCCGCCGAGAGCCGGGCGTCGCCGGCCGCGTCGATCCACGACGCGGCGACGATCCTCGATCCGGTCGTCGTCGAGTCGGACTGCGTCGTCGGTCCCGGCGCGGTCGTCGGGCCGAACGTCTGTCTCGGCGAGAACGTGACGATCGGCTCGAACGCGACGGTCGAGCGCTCCGTGCTCGACGCGGACACGCGAGTCGGGAACGGCGCGGTCCTGTCCGACTGCGTGACCGGTCGCGGCGTACGGATCGGTCCGAACTCGACGGTGGTCGGCGGCCCGGGCGACGTCGAAGTCGGGAACGAGATCCACCGCGAGGAAGCGCTCGGCGCGGTGTTGGCCGATCACGCCCGCGACGGCGGCGGCGTGACGTACGAGCCGGGGACGGTCGTCGGCTCGGGGACCGTTTGCTACAGCGGCACGACCGTCGGCGGCACGATCCCCGGCGAGACGGAGGTTCGTACCTGA
- a CDS encoding metal-dependent hydrolase, which produces MWPLGHAAVGYLCYTLAARTRFGRPPGEIAVLVLLLGTQFPDLVDKPLGWYLGVLPTGRTLAHSLLLLVPLSIGAVLLARRYGRPYGPAFALGALSHVLVDVLPALWGAADPNILLWPVLPIELYESGAPSVIELFLESFGDPYVLLEFVLAALALVYWRRDGYPGLEPIRAAIGRVLSRSSRIES; this is translated from the coding sequence ATGTGGCCGCTCGGACACGCAGCAGTCGGCTATCTCTGCTATACGCTCGCGGCGCGGACGCGATTCGGCCGCCCGCCGGGCGAAATCGCCGTTCTAGTACTCCTGCTCGGCACCCAGTTCCCGGATCTGGTCGACAAACCGCTGGGGTGGTATCTGGGCGTGCTCCCGACCGGGCGTACGCTCGCTCACTCGCTGCTCCTCCTGGTTCCGCTCTCGATCGGCGCCGTTCTCCTCGCCCGGCGGTACGGCCGCCCCTACGGGCCCGCGTTCGCGCTCGGCGCGCTCTCGCACGTTCTGGTCGACGTTTTGCCGGCGCTGTGGGGCGCGGCCGATCCGAACATCCTCCTCTGGCCCGTGCTGCCGATCGAACTCTACGAGTCCGGCGCGCCGTCTGTGATCGAACTCTTCCTCGAGTCGTTCGGCGATCCGTACGTTCTCCTCGAGTTCGTGCTCGCGGCGCTGGCGCTCGTCTACTGGCGGCGCGACGGCTATCCGGGGCTCGAGCCGATCCGCGCCGCCATCGGCCGCGTCCTGTCACGATCGTCGAGGATCGAGTCGTAA